The sequence CTTGCTCCTATAACAAGTCCTAAACCATTTGAAGCAAAGCAAAAGCTATAACTTACTGGACTTAAAGAATAAAATTCTTGAAAGATAAACGAAGATGACGCTATATAGGCAAACATCGCACCCATCGCAAATGTCTGAATGCTTACGAAAAGCATAAATTTTTTCTTTCTTAAAATTTTGCCAAAAACACTATAAGTCACCAACAAAGGCATTTTTAAGCGATTTGACTGACTTAAGCTCTCTTTGAAATAAAAATTTGCGATAAAAAGCAAAATACCAATGATAGTAAGTGCCATAAAGATGCCACGCCAGTCGGTAAATTTAAGCAGCAAACTGCCACCTATTGGTGAAAGTATCGGGGCAAGACCATTTATAACCATCATAAGACTAAAAAATTTAGTCATTTCATGACCCTTATAAAGATCACTCACAACGGCTCTTGAGATGACTAAGCTGCCGGCACTTGCTAGCCCTTGGATGATGCGCATAAAGATAAAAAACTGGATATTTTGCGCAAAAAATATAAAAATAGTGCTTATCGTATAGACGATAAGCGAGATGGTAAGTGGCGTTTTTCGTCCAAATTTATCACTTATTGGGCCAACTATGAGCTGACCTATGGCTAAGCCTGCCATCGATGTCGTGATCGTTAATTGTGTAGCTGTGACGCTTGTTTTAAACCACTCAGTAATAGCCGGAAGTGCTGGCAAATAAAGATCTGTGACAAATGGTCCAAAGGCAGAGAGAGCGCCTAAAAATATCAACAAAAATAGTTTGGAATTTTCTTTTTTCATAGTTTTTCTTTTTTTGGAGCGATTATATTATGGTTTTACTTTTTGCTTTATTAAGTATAAATTTACTATTGTTATTATAAAAAGAAGCCCTAAAAATAGGGCTTAGTATTACATTTTGTCTTTAGTGACGATTAAGAGCATTTTAAATTTATCTTTAATCTTTAATCCGTGTGGTATTTTGCCTGGAAGCACGATGGTATCGCCTTTTTTGATATCAAAATGTTCATCACCAATAGTTAGCTTCATCTCGCCATCAAGTGCGATAAGTAGTGCATCACCTGGTGCTGCGTGAGTTGAGAGCTCTTGGTCTGTGTCAAAACTAAGTAATGACATTGAGCCGTTTTCATTCTTTACAAGCGTTTTGCTCACGATTTTGCCTTTTTCGTATTCGACTGCATCAACTAAGCTAAAAATAGCTGCCTTAGGTAAATGATCTATCATTAAATCCTCCTTAAAATCAATTGAAATATATTTCGTTGGTTCGTTAAAAACCAGCTTGCGCCACACTTTTTTCTCTATCAGGCAAGCTTGCTCATTGCCTATATGCATCTGCTTTTCACCGTAGTATAGGCTAGCACCGCCCTCCACAACCCATGAAAGGCTGTCGCAAAACAGCATCTCATGATCTAGCTCCTCGCCCGTATCAAATGCAAATACATCGACATGAGCGTTCTCGCAATCAAAAATTCTCTTGCTAACGACGCTTTTCGCGACAACTTTCGTGTCGGCGTTTAGATTGTAAATTTTACTCATTTTTCTTCCTTTCGTAAATTTTACACGTCATTGTAGTAAAAATTTTTAGACGATTTATTGATAAGGATTATCTCTAATCAGAATAAAGTTTATCATTTTTCCAAGACAATATTTTCTGTATTTGAATAAATAACTCAGGATTATCGATTACGACTAACAATAAATTACTTTTCACTCTAGTTAGTGCCTCAAAAATACAACTATGTTCGTCGTAAGGGTAATATTCATTATATGTAGATACCAGCTTTCCTTCTTCCGAATATTTAAAATGCTTATCTAAAACTACAAGTACATTTTCATATTCTCTTCCAATAACACTATGCGTAGATCTTGAATTTGTATAGACTTTTTCTCTCTTTAAGGACCCAAATGACTTTGTAGTATATTCTGTTAATTCAATTGAAACATAATGTTCCATTGAGTATTTTTCTTTAATATATAACATTGCATCGTTTTTATTAGAAAAATATACAACTTGAACTTTATCGTAATCGTATGGTTCAGCTTTACTAGTTTTAGTATTTAGAAATTTAGATATAAAAGAGGCCATAAAAATATTTGTTCTTATTTTGTTCTTTAGTCTTATATGCAAAACATCACTTCTATCTTTTAGTTTTTCTTCTACATTCAATGTTTTTTCTGATCTATGGAGTGTTTGTTGATGATCTGTTGAAAATACAATCATCTTATTACTAAGGTTTATTAGCTGCTTAAACTGATTTTCATATAGTCTTTGTGCCTCATCTATTAGTATAACGTCATAAGGTTTTAGATTGTCTATAATAATTCCTTTTATCGGTACAATTGTTATACCTAATTCATTGGACAATGATTCATACTCTGGAATTAATGCACAAAATACGATTAAAACTTTATTTCCCTTTAAAATATACTCTCTTGCCAAATCCATCAATAATAGAGATTTTCCAGTTCCAGGTCCTCCAGCAAGACAAATTTTTTTATAATCAGTTTTGAGTATGTCGTTTTTTCTTTGATTTTGTTCGCTTGTTAAAAAATATTTATGGTTCTTAAATTCTTGAGGCTGTGAGTATGGAGAGATTATAAGAGATGACTGATCTATAGACAGTAATTCATTTTTAATTACATAATCCTCTGGAATCATTTTGGATAAATCTAAAAAATCAATATCTTTTAATTCATTATCTTCTAACAAATAAATCTGTTTTGTTTTTGCTATATACGCACATATAACAATATCTTTGTTTAATAATCTAAGTAAACAATTATGCCTAATTAATTGATCTTTAATCGCAGATATACCATTTTTTGGTGGCTCACGCTTAACTTCTATATTCAAAACAGATTTATCGCTAAATCTGAGAATATCAAATTCTTCCCTTATACCAGTTTCGATTAAAGTAGATATAAAATAACCTTCCTTTTGCATATGAGATAAATGTGAACTTATTTCCATGAAAAACGAACATATGCTCTCTACTTCACTATCAGACATACCTTTATTTTGTTTAAATGAAAAACTACCGTCTACTAATTTAAAAAGCGACCTACATAGATCTTTATTTTTTGAGTCAAATATTTGAATTAAAGAATCTATATTGGTGCTTTTCATAAAAATATTCTCACTCCCACTCTATCGTTGCAGGTGGCTTGCTTGAGATGTCGTAAACTACGCGGTTTATGCCATTTACCTCGTTTATGATGCGGCGAGAGACGTTTTCTAGCAAATCGTACGGCAGGCGTGAGAAGCTAGCAGTCATGCCATCGCTCGCATCGACCACACGCACACAAACAGCATTTTCATAAGTACGGTTATCACCCATTACGCCGACAGAATTTACATTTAAAAGTACGCAGAATGCCTGCCAAGTTTTGTTGTACCAGCCAGTGCTCTTTAGCTCATCTCTCAAGATTACGTCAGCTTTTCGAAGTAACTCTAGGCTTGGTTTATTTACTTCACCCATGATGCGGATAGCAAGGCCTGGTCCTGGGAAAGGATGGCGGAATACTAAATCACGGCTTAGTCCAAGCTCAAGACCAAGCTTTCTAACCTCGTCTTTAAAAATTTCTCTTAGCGGCTCTATTAGCTCAAATGTCATCCAGTCAGGCAAGCCTCCAACATTGTGGTGGCTCTTTATCGTCTTGCTTGAGCCAACTACGGAGCTTTCGATAATATCAGTATAAAGAGTGCCTTGAGCTAGGAATTTCACGTCGCCATGCTTCTTAGCCTCTTGCTCAAAAATTTCTATAAAGGTCTCACCTATGATCTTGCGCTTTTTCTCAGGATCAACCACACCAGCTAAGCGGCCAAGGAAGGTCTCGCTCGCATCTATGCTAACTAGCTCAACACCAAGCTTTGTTCTAAATGTAGCTTCAACTTGCTCTCTTTCGTTTGTTCTAAGAAGTCCGTTATCAACAAAGACAAGGATCAAATTTTCAGGCACAGCAGCCGCTAAAAGTGCCGCAGTCACAGAGCTATCCACGCCACCGCTAACTGCGCAAAGCACCTTGTGGGTGCCTACTATTTTTCTTATCTCTTCTATCTTATTTTTAGCGAAGCTTCCCATGTTCCATGTGCTCTCGCAACCGCAGATATATTTAGCGAAATTCTTTAGAATTTGCGTGCCGTATTCGCTGTGTTGCACCTCTGCGTGGAACTGTATCGCATAAAATTTACGTTTATCATCGCCAAAAGCGCAATAAGGTGAATTCTCACTAATAGCGATCACTTCAAAGCCCTCTGGCAAGTCCTTTACATAGTCACTATGACTCATCCATACGATTTGTTTTGAAGGTGTATCTTTAAATAGCTCATGCTCTTTAATAACATTAAGCTCTGCTTTGCCATACTCTTTTTGATCAGCCGCTAAAACCTCAGCCCCATGCGTGTGAGCAAGTAGTTGCATGCCGTAGCAAACGCCAAGTATAGGGATGTTTAGCTCAAAGACACCACTATCACAAAAATAAGCATCTTTAGCATAAACACTAGCTGGACCGCCACTTAAA comes from Campylobacter concisus and encodes:
- a CDS encoding multidrug effflux MFS transporter; translated protein: MKKENSKLFLLIFLGALSAFGPFVTDLYLPALPAITEWFKTSVTATQLTITTSMAGLAIGQLIVGPISDKFGRKTPLTISLIVYTISTIFIFFAQNIQFFIFMRIIQGLASAGSLVISRAVVSDLYKGHEMTKFFSLMMVINGLAPILSPIGGSLLLKFTDWRGIFMALTIIGILLFIANFYFKESLSQSNRLKMPLLVTYSVFGKILRKKKFMLFVSIQTFAMGAMFAYIASSSFIFQEFYSLSPVSYSFCFASNGLGLVIGARLASLLNERKALKTGLFGTLFASIFIAFMLCFKFEVIGVIIAFFLLLLFTGFVLPTASSLAMNEGREYAGSASAILGFCPFFLGGVVSPLVGLGDIFYSTSIVILACTLLALMSFLRLKRVA
- a CDS encoding cupin domain-containing protein: MSKIYNLNADTKVVAKSVVSKRIFDCENAHVDVFAFDTGEELDHEMLFCDSLSWVVEGGASLYYGEKQMHIGNEQACLIEKKVWRKLVFNEPTKYISIDFKEDLMIDHLPKAAIFSLVDAVEYEKGKIVSKTLVKNENGSMSLLSFDTDQELSTHAAPGDALLIALDGEMKLTIGDEHFDIKKGDTIVLPGKIPHGLKIKDKFKMLLIVTKDKM
- a CDS encoding DNA/RNA helicase domain-containing protein; translated protein: MKSTNIDSLIQIFDSKNKDLCRSLFKLVDGSFSFKQNKGMSDSEVESICSFFMEISSHLSHMQKEGYFISTLIETGIREEFDILRFSDKSVLNIEVKREPPKNGISAIKDQLIRHNCLLRLLNKDIVICAYIAKTKQIYLLEDNELKDIDFLDLSKMIPEDYVIKNELLSIDQSSLIISPYSQPQEFKNHKYFLTSEQNQRKNDILKTDYKKICLAGGPGTGKSLLLMDLAREYILKGNKVLIVFCALIPEYESLSNELGITIVPIKGIIIDNLKPYDVILIDEAQRLYENQFKQLINLSNKMIVFSTDHQQTLHRSEKTLNVEEKLKDRSDVLHIRLKNKIRTNIFMASFISKFLNTKTSKAEPYDYDKVQVVYFSNKNDAMLYIKEKYSMEHYVSIELTEYTTKSFGSLKREKVYTNSRSTHSVIGREYENVLVVLDKHFKYSEEGKLVSTYNEYYPYDEHSCIFEALTRVKSNLLLVVIDNPELFIQIQKILSWKNDKLYSD
- the guaA gene encoding glutamine-hydrolyzing GMP synthase; this translates as MNNTIIVLDFGSQYTQLIARRLREEGVYTEILPFNAKLSEIKAKEPKGIILSGGPASVYAKDAYFCDSGVFELNIPILGVCYGMQLLAHTHGAEVLAADQKEYGKAELNVIKEHELFKDTPSKQIVWMSHSDYVKDLPEGFEVIAISENSPYCAFGDDKRKFYAIQFHAEVQHSEYGTQILKNFAKYICGCESTWNMGSFAKNKIEEIRKIVGTHKVLCAVSGGVDSSVTAALLAAAVPENLILVFVDNGLLRTNEREQVEATFRTKLGVELVSIDASETFLGRLAGVVDPEKKRKIIGETFIEIFEQEAKKHGDVKFLAQGTLYTDIIESSVVGSSKTIKSHHNVGGLPDWMTFELIEPLREIFKDEVRKLGLELGLSRDLVFRHPFPGPGLAIRIMGEVNKPSLELLRKADVILRDELKSTGWYNKTWQAFCVLLNVNSVGVMGDNRTYENAVCVRVVDASDGMTASFSRLPYDLLENVSRRIINEVNGINRVVYDISSKPPATIEWE